A genome region from Alkalimarinus coralli includes the following:
- a CDS encoding MBOAT family O-acyltransferase translates to MLFSSYEFVFLFLPVSVCLFFLISAKGSYRHALGFLTIASLFFYGWWKPEYLTLLGLSIITNYLTALAMVRPSLTHTSKQVLLTFGLVFNLGLIAYFKYKNFFVDNLNMIAGTDMPNIPVVLPLAISFFTFQQIAYLVDVYRDRKAERDFLKYSLFISYFPQLIAGPIVHHRELLPQLNSNKIFSLDWINISAGITIFSIGLFKKVVLADSLSPIVHSVFGEAATGGEISFFVAWGGALAYTLQLYFDFSGYSDMAIGAALMFNIHLPVNFLSPYKSKSIIEFWRRWHITLSHFLRDYLYIMFGGNRAGEARRMINMMATMLLGGLWHGAGWTFVLWGGLHGVYLVVNRAWIDILGVLRLAFIRNLPGYGVLAGLVTFVCVIVSWVLFRADNLDTAIHLYQAMFSLDSMELTPKYAEKVARVLPFLPLSTSADASVLVNLSDVRLMLWGLLIVFLLPNVRELFYLNHEKEKKWYRVLWAPNYPWAVLTLILLVISTLQMTAVSEFLYFQF, encoded by the coding sequence GTGTTATTTAGTTCGTACGAGTTTGTTTTTCTGTTCTTGCCGGTTTCTGTTTGTCTGTTTTTTCTGATATCGGCTAAAGGAAGTTATCGTCATGCGTTAGGGTTTTTAACGATTGCATCTCTATTTTTTTATGGTTGGTGGAAACCTGAATATCTTACCCTTCTTGGTCTGTCGATTATAACCAACTATTTGACTGCACTAGCAATGGTAAGGCCTAGTCTAACTCACACCTCAAAGCAAGTATTGTTAACTTTTGGCCTTGTTTTTAACTTAGGGCTAATTGCATATTTTAAGTATAAAAACTTCTTTGTCGACAACCTTAACATGATTGCTGGCACTGACATGCCGAATATTCCTGTTGTTTTACCTCTGGCGATATCTTTCTTTACGTTCCAGCAAATAGCTTATCTTGTCGATGTATATAGAGACAGGAAAGCAGAGCGGGACTTTCTGAAATATTCCTTATTTATAAGTTACTTTCCACAATTGATTGCCGGCCCAATTGTACATCATCGCGAGCTATTACCGCAGCTTAACTCAAATAAAATATTCTCGTTAGATTGGATCAATATATCGGCAGGCATTACGATTTTTTCTATTGGGCTATTTAAAAAAGTGGTGTTGGCTGACAGTTTATCACCTATCGTGCATAGTGTTTTTGGGGAAGCTGCGACTGGCGGAGAGATAAGTTTCTTTGTTGCATGGGGGGGCGCATTGGCTTACACCCTACAGCTATATTTTGATTTTTCAGGTTATTCAGATATGGCGATTGGTGCCGCGCTAATGTTTAACATCCATCTACCCGTTAATTTCCTTTCGCCTTATAAATCGAAAAGCATTATTGAGTTTTGGCGACGATGGCACATTACTTTGTCTCACTTTTTAAGGGACTATCTCTATATCATGTTTGGCGGCAACCGGGCTGGAGAAGCACGGAGAATGATTAATATGATGGCCACGATGCTACTGGGAGGGCTATGGCATGGGGCTGGATGGACGTTTGTATTGTGGGGCGGATTGCATGGCGTTTATCTCGTCGTGAATCGAGCGTGGATTGATATTCTTGGGGTATTAAGGCTAGCTTTTATTCGTAATTTACCTGGTTATGGTGTGCTGGCAGGCTTGGTCACCTTTGTCTGTGTTATTGTGTCATGGGTGCTTTTTAGGGCTGATAACTTAGATACGGCGATTCATTTATATCAAGCAATGTTTTCGTTGGATAGCATGGAATTAACCCCTAAATATGCAGAGAAAGTGGCGAGGGTGTTACCGTTTTTGCCACTTAGTACATCGGCTGACGCTTCTGTTTTGGTTAACCTAAGTGATGTAAGGCTCATGTTGTGGGGGCTCCTGATAGTCTTTTTGCTGCCGAATGTCAGGGAGTTATTCTATTTGAATCATGAGAAAGAGAAGAAGTGGTATCGAGTGCTGTGGGCACCTAACTATCCATGGGCTGTTTTGACTCTGATTCTTTTGGTTATCTCAACGCTGCAAATGACGGCGGTAAGCGAATTCTTGTATTTCCAGTTTTAA
- a CDS encoding acyltransferase, whose protein sequence is MNNNIHPTALISDRASIGKNTTIGPFSVIHDNVIVGDNCQIDGFCELGYPTPLASGSPLEIGHNSIIRSHSVFYEGSSFGDSLSTGHRVTVREGVAAGCNLQIGTLSDLQGDCIIGDYVRCHSNVHIGKASKIGNFVWIFPYCVLTNDPHPPSNITQGVTVDDFAVIATMTTLLPGVKVGHESLVAAHSCVSKHVSPHTVVGGSPAKQLCMTADIKLKDGSGNPAYPWANHFHRGYPEHIVNEWVSKINRLRE, encoded by the coding sequence ATGAACAACAATATCCATCCAACAGCTCTAATCTCGGATCGTGCATCAATTGGCAAAAACACCACAATTGGGCCATTTTCAGTTATTCATGATAACGTAATAGTTGGAGATAACTGCCAAATTGATGGTTTCTGTGAATTGGGCTACCCGACTCCATTGGCATCAGGCTCACCACTTGAAATAGGTCATAACTCCATTATCCGTAGTCACAGTGTATTTTATGAAGGCTCTAGCTTTGGAGACTCTTTGTCTACAGGACACAGAGTTACGGTAAGGGAAGGCGTTGCCGCAGGCTGTAACCTTCAAATAGGAACACTCTCTGACCTGCAAGGGGATTGCATAATTGGGGATTATGTTCGCTGCCACAGCAATGTACACATAGGCAAAGCCTCAAAAATAGGCAATTTTGTCTGGATTTTCCCATACTGTGTTTTAACCAATGACCCACACCCTCCTAGTAATATTACCCAAGGGGTAACCGTTGATGATTTTGCGGTTATAGCCACCATGACAACACTACTCCCAGGAGTGAAAGTCGGGCACGAGAGCTTGGTCGCAGCTCATAGCTGTGTATCCAAACATGTCTCGCCTCATACAGTTGTGGGTGGAAGCCCGGCCAAGCAATTGTGTATGACTGCAGATATTAAGCTCAAAGATGGTAGTGGCAACCCCGCATATCCTTGGGCAAATCATTTTCATAGAGGATACCCAGAGCACATTGTTAACGAGTGGGTTTCTAAGATTAATAGGCTTAGGGAGTGA
- a CDS encoding alginate O-acetyltransferase AlgX-related protein — protein sequence MEGNKYFLIVVVPLFILVVVLLGLSFYLQPFTGDLTRIGGFTENGFGWNEPQFGFKDRGTSYASISENGKEEDYVVYGDSFSHWCAGGPVTSEPSGCFQWTAFFKNRTGLQGLTYHQDHYGIDEFIASIRRLDTKPKFIIYQSVERYAVPRLMSVAEGNECVTSVPSGIAQLTYNKATEPAVVIDRLKSTIPFDMNIPSAYLKQLVASVRKPRVLKANLVEGEKLFSNNKSTELLYHREDLNKMRYSAENYEAAKCGMNVFAAKAQLELGLPTFFLIAPDKSSVYGPWFEDQAIRTRSIVPELVDPNVNFVDLLSPMSAAVNNNVIDLYLPNDTHWGARGGELAARILADAIKKKVLAFD from the coding sequence ATGGAAGGTAATAAGTACTTTTTAATCGTTGTAGTACCGCTCTTTATATTGGTAGTGGTTCTACTAGGTCTGTCGTTTTATTTACAGCCATTTACAGGGGATCTAACCAGGATTGGAGGCTTTACTGAAAATGGTTTTGGCTGGAATGAACCTCAGTTTGGCTTTAAGGATAGAGGTACAAGCTATGCAAGCATCAGTGAGAATGGAAAGGAAGAAGATTATGTTGTTTATGGGGACTCATTTTCTCATTGGTGTGCGGGTGGGCCAGTAACGTCTGAGCCTTCTGGATGTTTTCAATGGACTGCATTCTTTAAAAATCGAACAGGTTTGCAGGGGCTGACTTACCACCAGGATCATTATGGTATTGATGAGTTTATCGCGAGCATCAGGAGGCTAGACACTAAACCCAAATTTATTATCTATCAATCTGTAGAGCGCTATGCTGTCCCACGTTTGATGAGTGTTGCTGAAGGCAATGAGTGCGTTACATCTGTTCCTTCAGGTATTGCACAGCTAACATATAACAAGGCTACGGAGCCAGCTGTAGTCATAGACAGACTGAAGAGCACTATTCCATTTGATATGAATATACCTTCGGCATATTTAAAGCAATTAGTGGCCTCCGTTAGAAAGCCAAGAGTATTGAAGGCTAATCTGGTTGAAGGGGAAAAACTATTTTCAAATAATAAAAGTACAGAGCTGCTGTACCATCGCGAAGACCTTAATAAAATGCGTTATTCTGCAGAAAACTATGAAGCAGCTAAGTGTGGAATGAATGTTTTTGCAGCAAAAGCGCAATTGGAGTTAGGACTGCCGACATTCTTCCTTATCGCTCCTGATAAGAGCTCAGTGTACGGCCCATGGTTTGAGGATCAGGCAATAAGAACGCGCTCTATTGTTCCTGAGCTGGTAGACCCTAATGTTAACTTTGTTGACCTGTTGTCACCTATGAGTGCTGCAGTGAATAATAATGTCATTGATCTTTATTTGCCCAATGACACGCACTGGGGGGCAAGAGGTGGGGAGTTGGCGGCTCGCATACTGGCTGACGCTATAAAGAAAAAGGTTCTAGCATTCGATTAA
- a CDS encoding sugar 3,4-ketoisomerase, translating into MDIELIEFDVKGDKRGSLIALEDGVNTPFDIKRCYYIYNTKQGVRRGFHAHKNLQQLAVCVSGSCRFFLDDGEITQDITLNTPNKGLLLKGLIWREMYDFSDDCVLMVLADQLYDESDYIRNYHDFQNLVQQKTTTRHE; encoded by the coding sequence TTGGACATCGAACTAATAGAATTTGATGTAAAAGGCGACAAGAGGGGGTCATTGATTGCGCTCGAAGATGGCGTTAATACTCCATTTGATATTAAACGCTGCTACTACATCTATAATACGAAGCAGGGAGTTAGGCGTGGTTTTCATGCACACAAGAATCTCCAGCAATTAGCAGTCTGTGTATCCGGGAGCTGTCGATTCTTTCTTGATGATGGAGAAATAACGCAAGACATCACCCTGAACACTCCAAATAAAGGACTTTTGCTTAAAGGCCTGATATGGAGAGAAATGTATGATTTTAGTGATGATTGCGTATTAATGGTTCTAGCAGATCAACTCTATGACGAGTCTGACTATATTAGAAACTATCACGATTTTCAGAATTTAGTCCAACAAAAGACGACAACCCGCCATGAATGA
- a CDS encoding glycosyltransferase family 2 protein produces MNTQPPILRASIGVVVPAYNREKLILETLNAICAQTLQPELVVVVDDGSTDATKSVLEKWQKETPIKFTFIYHQQENKGVSSARNKGLRLVKECQWVAFLDSDDVWPTDLLDRLYTEIQKDTRYIACSSEANESFFELDNTLISSHLLSHTNGYGKHGPLGLMAAAPHISASIIRTDIALKVNGFDERMKYGEDRLFIMCVSCHGLWGRVAGEPILYRCYKKSLDVNQLSNKPHQNSRVRYARLLDQNLSPLINSKEIWHKGIPWALWKGWHRAGKQLEETGHYTWAATFYCKAAKYRPPNKSALRALLMLARSFFKQFKG; encoded by the coding sequence ATGAATACCCAACCACCAATTCTCCGCGCCTCTATTGGTGTCGTCGTTCCTGCTTATAACCGTGAAAAGTTGATACTTGAAACGCTTAATGCAATCTGCGCCCAAACATTACAACCTGAACTCGTTGTAGTTGTTGATGATGGTTCAACAGATGCAACTAAAAGCGTGCTAGAAAAATGGCAAAAAGAAACACCTATCAAGTTTACATTTATATACCATCAGCAGGAAAACAAAGGCGTTAGCTCAGCAAGAAATAAGGGCCTAAGACTCGTTAAAGAGTGCCAATGGGTTGCGTTTCTCGACTCAGATGATGTTTGGCCAACCGACCTTCTAGATAGGCTATACACAGAAATCCAGAAAGATACACGATATATTGCATGCTCATCAGAGGCGAACGAGAGCTTTTTTGAACTAGATAACACACTGATTTCTAGTCACCTATTGTCTCATACAAATGGATACGGAAAACATGGCCCCTTAGGTTTAATGGCAGCAGCCCCTCACATATCAGCCTCTATTATCCGTACCGATATCGCACTTAAGGTTAACGGGTTTGATGAAAGAATGAAATATGGTGAAGACCGGTTATTCATAATGTGTGTGTCATGTCATGGACTCTGGGGGCGAGTTGCCGGAGAACCAATACTCTATAGATGCTATAAAAAGTCTCTGGACGTAAATCAGCTTTCGAATAAGCCCCACCAAAACTCACGAGTACGTTACGCTAGGCTGCTAGATCAAAACCTCAGCCCACTAATAAATTCTAAAGAGATTTGGCACAAAGGAATTCCTTGGGCTTTATGGAAGGGGTGGCACAGAGCAGGAAAGCAATTAGAAGAAACAGGGCATTATACTTGGGCTGCAACGTTTTATTGTAAAGCGGCAAAGTACCGGCCACCCAATAAGTCGGCTCTTCGAGCGCTACTTATGCTCGCTAGATCATTTTTTAAACAGTTCAAAGGTTGA
- a CDS encoding CgeB family protein — MNQRILIIGKRGGILQWYEHLLAAQNQLPNHKIEGFALNHNHFFERANKTVSGLLNKKNKDKITAKALDKKLTAFHPTLVLIADLFYLSNEVISVLHKHKQTMKVVHWIGDFFDERLIRAREITDRYYFTDSGLLEDANAIGLTNSSYLPLAFNPDLFKPPEQEQRINDLLFIGAWSKNREELVRQVTLPMTVAGKGWDKIADTHHKVIGKNVSNKQVAKLYQQHACVLNIINSGNIKNGLNMRCFEAPACGAVLITDNVIDLANCYVDGTEVLTYENPESLASVYRMILDDDTKQKRIARAGSLKASDKHSYACRIEAIAKDTYGT; from the coding sequence ATGAATCAGCGTATTTTAATCATCGGAAAACGGGGAGGAATACTACAGTGGTACGAACACTTACTGGCCGCCCAGAACCAGTTACCAAACCATAAAATAGAAGGCTTTGCGTTAAATCACAATCACTTCTTTGAACGAGCTAATAAAACAGTCTCGGGCCTTCTCAACAAAAAAAACAAAGATAAGATCACTGCAAAAGCGCTTGATAAAAAGCTCACAGCTTTTCATCCAACCCTAGTACTGATCGCAGATCTTTTTTATCTTTCTAATGAAGTGATTAGCGTACTTCATAAGCATAAACAAACAATGAAAGTAGTACACTGGATTGGTGATTTTTTTGATGAACGGCTTATTCGCGCACGAGAAATTACCGACCGCTATTACTTTACAGACTCTGGACTACTCGAAGACGCAAACGCAATAGGGCTAACTAATAGTAGCTACCTGCCTCTAGCCTTTAACCCTGATTTGTTTAAACCACCAGAACAAGAGCAGCGAATAAATGACCTGCTTTTCATTGGCGCATGGTCAAAAAACAGAGAAGAGCTGGTTCGACAAGTGACACTGCCTATGACCGTAGCTGGCAAAGGGTGGGACAAAATCGCAGACACTCACCACAAAGTCATTGGCAAGAATGTCTCAAACAAGCAAGTTGCAAAGCTCTATCAGCAGCATGCGTGCGTACTCAATATCATTAACAGCGGAAACATCAAAAACGGATTAAATATGAGGTGTTTTGAAGCTCCTGCCTGCGGCGCAGTTTTGATAACGGATAATGTAATTGACCTAGCCAACTGCTATGTAGACGGAACCGAGGTGCTAACGTATGAAAACCCTGAGTCACTGGCTTCAGTTTATAGAATGATCTTGGACGACGACACTAAACAAAAACGTATAGCTAGAGCTGGCTCTCTCAAGGCATCAGACAAACACTCTTATGCATGCAGAATTGAAGCAATAGCAAAAGACACATATGGTACTTAA